In one Prosthecochloris aestuarii DSM 271 genomic region, the following are encoded:
- a CDS encoding GyrI-like domain-containing protein, translated as MDFECQFQCEIREYGASPALTIRLTTRASDIARLFDEGYASIMRYLDSLGKAAVGPPFAVYYTMDMERLDVEFGFPVEEGIEGNDSITASSTPSGKAATCLYIGPYEEVEPAYDALMQWIDENDFESTGVAYEIYLNDPGSTLPDFLKTQVSLFLKS; from the coding sequence ATGGACTTCGAGTGTCAGTTCCAGTGTGAGATCAGAGAGTACGGCGCTTCGCCTGCTCTTACCATCCGCCTTACTACCAGAGCGAGCGATATAGCCCGTCTGTTTGACGAGGGTTATGCTTCGATCATGCGTTATCTCGATTCCCTTGGAAAAGCTGCTGTCGGTCCGCCGTTTGCTGTCTATTATACCATGGATATGGAACGCCTTGATGTGGAATTCGGTTTTCCTGTTGAAGAGGGGATAGAAGGCAACGACTCTATCACTGCGTCGTCGACACCATCGGGGAAGGCTGCGACCTGCCTCTACATTGGCCCTTATGAAGAGGTTGAGCCTGCTTATGACGCCCTGATGCAGTGGATTGACGAAAACGATTTTGAGTCAACCGGAGTGGCTTACGAGATTTATCTGAATGATCCCGGGTCTACCCTGCCGGATTTTCTCAAGACGCAGGTATCGCTTTTCCTGAAATCATGA
- a CDS encoding phytoene desaturase family protein translates to MKIDSKARIVLVGAGIGGVTAAALLARRGYTVTLIEEQAYPGGCAATFERQGFRFDAGATVGCGFHLKGPLARLGDELGIAWSLMPSSVAWEYRCGDISFQLSHSRAGILSAFPASRPFWQEQDRLASLLWSIAGETMPWPPSSLADYRSLAAKATGKLSTSLSLLGFSGKTALQWLAMHGLDRDPDFVRFIDAQLLISVQTTAGDANALFAAIALDLPVRGTDRVTGGIGRVAELLAASIESDGGSVIYNSRVSRLERQNGRVVSVVTRDGKRYPADLVIANLTPESLQELLKEDGGLRLNRQPAPLWGAFVLYLGVDEDVFGDVTCNHLQLIQPEDQLGEGRSLFISVSPSDDSLRAPEGYRAVTVSTHTRPGLWFDALKEGREAYESLKASYTSQMLSLLETRFKGISSRCRVAFAATPVTFERYTGRKDGYVGGYPQRSLFRVRGPGTPVKNLFLSGDSVFPGQSLPGVVSGVRRLVEIIEKMTG, encoded by the coding sequence GTGAAGATTGACAGTAAGGCTCGCATCGTTCTTGTCGGTGCCGGAATAGGCGGTGTTACCGCTGCAGCATTGCTTGCCCGCCGGGGTTATACGGTAACCCTCATCGAGGAACAGGCTTATCCGGGAGGCTGTGCGGCTACGTTTGAACGGCAGGGGTTCAGGTTCGATGCAGGAGCAACTGTCGGTTGCGGCTTTCATCTCAAAGGCCCCCTTGCCCGTCTGGGAGATGAACTTGGTATCGCATGGTCTCTTATGCCCTCTTCTGTTGCATGGGAGTATCGGTGCGGTGATATCTCTTTTCAGCTTTCCCATTCTCGCGCGGGGATTCTTTCCGCATTTCCCGCTTCCCGTCCATTCTGGCAGGAGCAGGACCGCCTTGCCTCTCTTTTGTGGTCGATAGCTGGTGAGACGATGCCGTGGCCTCCCTCCTCTCTTGCCGATTACCGTTCACTTGCAGCAAAAGCAACGGGAAAGCTTTCGACTTCTCTTTCACTGCTCGGATTTTCAGGAAAAACTGCTCTGCAGTGGCTGGCGATGCACGGCCTGGACCGTGATCCCGATTTTGTTCGTTTTATCGATGCCCAGCTGCTGATTTCAGTGCAGACTACGGCCGGTGATGCCAATGCGCTGTTTGCGGCGATAGCGCTTGATCTGCCTGTCAGGGGCACTGACCGTGTGACCGGGGGTATTGGTCGTGTGGCCGAGCTACTGGCGGCATCAATCGAGAGCGACGGCGGATCAGTGATCTATAACAGTCGGGTGAGCAGGCTGGAGCGCCAGAATGGCCGGGTTGTTTCAGTTGTAACCCGGGACGGCAAACGCTATCCTGCAGATCTTGTGATAGCCAACCTTACGCCTGAGTCCCTGCAGGAGCTTTTGAAAGAAGACGGGGGCTTACGGCTCAACAGACAGCCTGCGCCCCTTTGGGGGGCTTTTGTGCTCTACCTTGGTGTTGACGAGGATGTGTTTGGCGATGTGACCTGCAATCATCTGCAGCTTATTCAGCCTGAAGATCAGCTTGGCGAAGGCCGTTCTCTTTTCATCTCCGTTTCCCCGTCCGACGACAGCCTTCGCGCACCGGAAGGATACCGGGCAGTCACGGTTTCGACGCATACCCGGCCCGGTTTGTGGTTCGATGCGCTCAAAGAGGGCCGGGAGGCCTATGAATCGCTGAAAGCGTCCTATACCAGCCAGATGCTCTCCTTGCTTGAAACCCGTTTTAAGGGAATTTCCTCCCGTTGCCGGGTTGCTTTTGCTGCTACGCCGGTGACGTTTGAGCGGTATACCGGAAGAAAAGATGGCTATGTTGGCGGATATCCTCAGCGCTCTCTCTTTCGGGTCAGAGGCCCTGGCACGCCGGTGAAAAATCTTTTTCTCTCCGGTGATTCCGTCTTTCCCGGCCAGTCGCTTCCGGGGGTGGTCAGCGGCGTGCGGCGTCTTGTAGAGATTATAGAAAAGATGACCGGGTAG
- a CDS encoding putative DNA modification/repair radical SAM protein: METLEKLEVLAGSARYDASCASSGSTRSGGKASLGHASQGGICHSWSDDGRCISLLKVLLSNDCSYDCAYCVNRRSNPVQRTSFEVQELVDLTISFYRRNYIEGLFLSSAVLKNPDHTMERLVGVVRKLRQEERFAGYIHMKVIPGSSQELVGEAGLFADRVSVNIELPSGSSLNLLAPQKDKQAILTPMAFLGETIGNSLMERRKNPKAPRFSPAGQSTQMIIGASPESDLQILRLSQGLYRTMNLKRVYYSAFVPLTSDNRLPVLVTPPLQREHRLYQADWLLRNYGFNAEEILSDDYPFLEERIDPKAAWALRHPEFFPVDLNRAEYAMLLRVPGIGVTSARRIVSARRFAVLTPEGLKKIGVVMKRARFFIALSGRSVEKLHDRPSLIFRKLLAAENQPQKTTIKQRQLTLPGLE; this comes from the coding sequence ATGGAGACGCTTGAGAAATTAGAGGTTCTTGCCGGCTCAGCCAGATACGATGCATCTTGCGCGTCGAGCGGAAGCACCCGGTCCGGCGGCAAGGCAAGCCTCGGTCATGCTTCTCAAGGTGGAATCTGCCACTCCTGGTCCGATGATGGCCGCTGTATTTCTCTCCTGAAAGTACTGTTGTCCAACGATTGCTCATACGACTGCGCCTACTGTGTCAACCGGAGGTCGAACCCTGTTCAGCGTACCTCGTTCGAGGTGCAGGAACTGGTTGATCTGACCATCAGCTTCTATCGTCGAAACTACATCGAAGGGCTGTTTCTCAGTTCAGCCGTTTTGAAGAACCCGGACCATACCATGGAGCGTTTGGTTGGTGTGGTGCGTAAGCTTCGCCAGGAGGAGCGTTTTGCCGGATACATCCATATGAAGGTTATTCCCGGAAGCAGCCAGGAGCTTGTTGGCGAGGCGGGGTTGTTTGCCGACCGGGTAAGCGTCAATATTGAACTGCCGTCGGGGAGCTCTCTGAACCTGCTTGCACCGCAGAAAGATAAGCAGGCAATTCTTACACCCATGGCGTTTCTTGGTGAAACTATCGGCAACAGCCTGATGGAGAGACGCAAAAACCCCAAAGCCCCCAGATTTTCGCCTGCCGGCCAGAGTACGCAGATGATCATAGGCGCAAGTCCTGAATCTGATCTGCAGATTCTGCGGCTTTCCCAAGGGCTCTACCGCACCATGAATCTCAAGCGGGTCTATTATTCGGCATTTGTTCCGCTAACAAGCGACAACCGTCTGCCGGTACTCGTAACCCCGCCTCTGCAGCGGGAGCATAGGCTTTATCAGGCGGACTGGCTGTTACGCAACTATGGGTTCAATGCCGAAGAAATTCTGTCTGACGATTATCCTTTTCTTGAAGAGCGCATCGATCCGAAAGCCGCCTGGGCGCTTCGCCATCCGGAGTTTTTTCCCGTCGATCTCAACAGGGCTGAGTATGCCATGCTCCTCAGGGTCCCCGGAATCGGCGTCACATCGGCCAGGCGCATTGTTTCAGCCAGACGTTTTGCGGTGCTGACGCCTGAAGGGTTGAAAAAAATCGGCGTGGTCATGAAACGGGCCAGATTTTTTATCGCCCTGTCCGGACGGTCGGTCGAAAAGCTTCATGACAGGCCTTCACTGATTTTCCGGAAACTGCTTGCTGCTGAAAACCAGCCGCAGAAAACCACGATCAAGCAACGCCAGCTCACCCTTCCTGGATTGGAATAA
- a CDS encoding TIGR03915 family putative DNA repair protein, giving the protein MNDAALFKNLYRYDGSTEGLLSAVSHILRHEEDPESIELRQQEGTLFSEGVFIATDPVRADELIERFSKRFPHNARDLLYCIYAEREGMETPLLHYIHLVARHGAGVRAYLTHPDVHAVQSLAKKVGREVHRFKGLLRFSMLEDGSYLAQMEPDFNIIQPVSRFFTRRLGDQNWFIYDVKRSLVSRWDRSALEFGTLESFHTPEFSAEEHEVRALWKTFFRHVSIPDRKNERLQKSNMPMKYWKYLIEKS; this is encoded by the coding sequence GTGAACGATGCAGCGTTGTTCAAGAATCTTTATCGCTATGACGGCTCAACCGAGGGGTTGCTGTCAGCTGTTTCGCATATCCTTCGTCATGAAGAAGATCCTGAATCAATCGAGCTTCGCCAACAGGAGGGGACGCTCTTCAGCGAAGGGGTGTTTATCGCTACCGACCCGGTTCGTGCCGATGAGCTCATAGAGCGATTTTCAAAGAGGTTTCCGCACAATGCCCGGGATCTGTTGTATTGTATCTATGCCGAAAGGGAAGGTATGGAAACACCCCTGCTGCACTATATCCATCTGGTAGCCAGGCACGGGGCCGGCGTCAGGGCTTACCTGACCCATCCCGATGTTCATGCGGTGCAGAGTCTTGCAAAAAAGGTTGGCCGCGAAGTGCACCGCTTCAAGGGGCTGCTTCGTTTTTCAATGCTTGAAGATGGATCGTACCTTGCGCAGATGGAGCCGGATTTCAACATCATTCAGCCGGTATCGCGGTTTTTTACCCGAAGGCTGGGAGACCAGAACTGGTTCATTTACGATGTCAAACGCTCTCTGGTGAGCCGCTGGGACCGTAGTGCCCTCGAATTCGGTACGCTTGAATCCTTCCATACGCCGGAATTTTCTGCAGAGGAGCATGAGGTGAGAGCGCTCTGGAAAACCTTTTTTCGCCATGTTTCTATCCCCGATCGCAAGAATGAGCGTTTGCAGAAGTCCAACATGCCGATGAAATATTGGAAGTATCTGATTGAGAAATCATAG
- a CDS encoding cytochrome-c peroxidase: MKKISPPLFLMFCAAFSLGACSQNAGEPSIAEGKQLFNDSQFGGSTNASSCSSCHPGGKGLENAASNPQLLSVINTCITGPLGGQAIAEDSEEMLSLKGYIESLGGDE; the protein is encoded by the coding sequence ATGAAAAAAATATCACCACCACTCTTCCTGATGTTCTGCGCTGCGTTTTCTCTGGGGGCGTGTTCGCAGAACGCAGGTGAGCCTTCAATTGCAGAGGGCAAACAACTTTTCAATGATTCGCAGTTTGGCGGTTCCACCAATGCTTCGAGCTGTTCGAGCTGTCACCCCGGAGGGAAGGGTCTGGAAAATGCCGCATCCAATCCGCAACTGCTCTCGGTGATCAACACCTGTATCACCGGACCGCTCGGCGGGCAGGCAATAGCTGAGGATTCAGAGGAGATGCTGTCGTTGAAGGGCTACATCGAATCACTGGGGGGTGACGAGTAA
- a CDS encoding class I SAM-dependent methyltransferase encodes MLATSRKALIEAGVRTAGTMMVDQDRIWSQYSNDKVDIGEKLAGVIRTLSVASPLTRKLRALSIGSSNEPQFRLLETAFRGGLYLFDIDEKALNSVNERIRRQRTTHVTTVQGDYKQAFFDEDHTREFLNGHLQGKKVDLITLHHSLYYALEEEWSPLFENIYRQLLARRGAMHAVMMAPESSNMMTTTWLYNHFAGRFFGVHNNQSLLTLKKELDNNPIFSDAQVLVAPSRVEFFVDDFLKFMEVVWMILLYPDVHRYTEEQIEEIVAFVHDRFWTGRHPLEQIQHHLVVYRGIDFKGLL; translated from the coding sequence ATGCTTGCTACATCACGAAAAGCCCTTATCGAGGCCGGGGTGCGAACGGCTGGAACCATGATGGTCGATCAGGACCGGATCTGGTCGCAGTACAGCAACGACAAGGTTGATATCGGCGAGAAGCTTGCCGGTGTTATCAGGACGCTTTCAGTGGCATCTCCGCTGACACGCAAGCTCAGAGCGCTTTCAATCGGCTCGAGCAACGAGCCGCAGTTCCGTCTGCTTGAAACAGCCTTCAGGGGGGGGCTCTATCTTTTCGATATTGACGAGAAGGCTCTCAATTCCGTCAATGAACGGATCCGGCGGCAACGCACGACCCATGTTACGACGGTGCAGGGGGATTACAAGCAGGCTTTTTTTGACGAAGACCATACCAGGGAGTTTTTAAACGGGCATCTGCAGGGGAAAAAGGTCGATCTGATTACGCTGCACCATTCGTTGTACTACGCTCTTGAAGAGGAGTGGAGCCCTCTGTTCGAAAATATCTATCGCCAGCTTCTGGCAAGGCGGGGAGCGATGCATGCTGTCATGATGGCGCCTGAAAGCAGCAACATGATGACGACAACATGGCTTTACAATCATTTTGCCGGAAGGTTTTTCGGCGTCCACAACAATCAGAGCCTGCTGACGCTTAAAAAGGAGCTCGACAATAATCCAATTTTTTCCGATGCCCAGGTGCTGGTGGCTCCAAGCCGGGTCGAGTTTTTCGTTGATGATTTTCTGAAGTTTATGGAGGTTGTGTGGATGATTCTTCTCTACCCCGATGTTCATCGCTACACAGAGGAGCAGATCGAGGAGATCGTTGCATTTGTCCATGACCGGTTCTGGACAGGGCGCCACCCGCTTGAGCAGATACAGCATCATCTGGTGGTGTATCGGGGTATCGATTTCAAGGGTCTGCTGTGA
- a CDS encoding NAD-dependent epimerase/dehydratase family protein, with the protein MKERISILGCGWLGLPLGRYLVEQGFSVRGSSTDSDKFEELRQSGITPFRIALEPELTGDDVSEFLQSDILIINIPPQRRQGIVDYHQAQFAALLPALRQSSVSKVVFVSSTSVYPALNRKVTERDAHNPESPSGRALLAVEEMFSREASFRTTVLRFCGLIGYDRNPVKILGRLSSIGNAHQPVNLVHRDDCIRIICEVIRQGVWGKVFNACSPGHPSRRAYYGEAAKLSGQTLPPDGEGGKDDPFKIIDSTCLEEALGYRFLVPDPLHLPS; encoded by the coding sequence ATGAAAGAAAGGATCAGTATTCTCGGATGCGGATGGCTCGGGTTGCCGCTCGGTCGCTATCTTGTCGAACAGGGGTTCAGTGTCAGGGGTTCGAGCACCGACAGCGATAAATTTGAAGAGCTTCGTCAATCAGGGATTACTCCCTTCAGAATAGCTCTCGAACCTGAACTGACGGGAGATGATGTTTCGGAGTTTCTGCAGAGCGATATTCTTATCATCAATATTCCGCCTCAACGACGACAGGGTATTGTGGATTATCATCAGGCTCAGTTCGCTGCACTCCTGCCGGCATTGCGCCAATCCTCTGTCAGCAAGGTTGTTTTTGTCAGTTCAACCTCGGTCTACCCGGCGCTGAACCGTAAGGTGACGGAGCGTGACGCACACAACCCCGAATCTCCATCAGGCAGGGCCCTTCTTGCTGTCGAAGAGATGTTCTCCCGCGAAGCTTCCTTCAGGACAACGGTGTTACGTTTCTGTGGCCTGATCGGCTATGATCGCAATCCCGTGAAGATTCTCGGTCGGCTTTCATCGATCGGTAATGCCCATCAGCCGGTCAACCTGGTGCACCGGGACGATTGTATCCGTATTATCTGCGAGGTTATCCGACAGGGCGTGTGGGGCAAGGTTTTCAATGCCTGTTCGCCGGGTCATCCATCGCGAAGAGCCTATTATGGAGAAGCAGCGAAGCTTTCAGGCCAGACTCTGCCGCCGGATGGTGAAGGGGGGAAAGACGATCCTTTCAAGATCATCGACAGCACCTGTCTGGAAGAGGCTCTCGGCTACCGTTTTCTGGTTCCGGATCCATTGCATCTTCCCTCGTGA
- a CDS encoding transporter, whose product MLKKALLVALPLLYAAPLYASHPLITDDTGTQGTGRFQLELNSEFIDDEDGDLEVTGGEVAAVLSYGLSDNIDLVVGLPWIWYDVKAGGATLVDDNGIGDLSLEVKWRFFEYEDHGLSIALKPEVTFPTGDEDNGPGNGKVSGGSSLIVSKEGILGRLHLNLGYMRNEYGLEEDDLFLHNDIWHASFAGEINLTADITAVGNIGVETNPEKDAEEDPSFFIGGLIYSVTEDFDVDAGVKWGLNDAETDRAFLAGIAARF is encoded by the coding sequence ATGTTGAAAAAAGCATTGTTGGTTGCACTGCCTTTGTTGTATGCCGCTCCGCTCTATGCTTCCCATCCATTGATAACGGACGATACCGGAACCCAGGGGACCGGCCGTTTCCAGCTTGAGTTGAACAGTGAATTCATCGACGACGAAGATGGAGATCTTGAAGTGACGGGCGGGGAAGTGGCAGCAGTGCTTTCGTACGGCCTCTCCGACAATATCGATCTTGTTGTCGGTCTGCCATGGATATGGTACGACGTGAAGGCTGGTGGAGCGACGCTCGTCGATGACAACGGCATCGGTGATCTTTCGCTTGAAGTGAAGTGGCGCTTTTTCGAGTACGAAGATCACGGTCTCAGCATTGCCCTCAAGCCTGAAGTGACCTTCCCGACCGGAGACGAGGACAACGGTCCGGGTAACGGAAAGGTGTCGGGAGGCAGCTCGCTGATCGTGTCGAAGGAGGGCATTCTCGGCAGGCTGCATCTCAATCTTGGCTATATGCGCAATGAGTACGGTCTTGAGGAGGACGATCTCTTCTTGCATAACGATATATGGCATGCGTCTTTTGCCGGAGAGATCAACCTTACGGCCGATATCACGGCTGTCGGCAATATCGGTGTGGAGACAAATCCCGAAAAAGATGCTGAAGAAGATCCTTCGTTTTTCATCGGGGGGCTGATCTACTCGGTGACGGAGGATTTCGACGTTGACGCCGGGGTCAAATGGGGGCTGAACGACGCTGAAACCGACAGGGCATTTCTTGCCGGTATCGCGGCAAGATTTTAG
- a CDS encoding cob(I)yrinic acid a,c-diamide adenosyltransferase, translated as MKIYTGTGDRGTTGLFGGGRVDKDDARVECYGIFDEANSFIGLLRSKLAHDHVWQEGLHEIQVMLMNAMSHLATPSDAAKPNTAPLPIDGAVFCEHWIDELEAVAGPSDHFLLPGGTEISALCHVVRTQIRRGERQMVRLMKEDAVHESITTFVNRLSDLFFALARAELFRSGVREECWRSFVYKTRKKS; from the coding sequence ATGAAAATATATACAGGAACCGGGGATCGTGGTACGACAGGGCTTTTCGGAGGGGGACGGGTTGACAAGGACGATGCCCGGGTCGAGTGTTACGGAATCTTCGACGAGGCCAACTCGTTTATCGGTCTGCTCCGTTCGAAACTTGCTCACGATCATGTCTGGCAGGAAGGGCTGCATGAAATTCAGGTGATGCTGATGAATGCCATGTCTCATCTGGCGACCCCTTCCGATGCTGCCAAACCCAACACGGCACCTCTGCCGATTGATGGTGCGGTGTTCTGCGAGCACTGGATCGACGAGCTTGAAGCTGTTGCCGGGCCATCCGACCATTTCCTGCTTCCCGGCGGAACGGAGATTTCTGCTTTGTGTCATGTGGTGCGTACGCAGATCAGACGAGGGGAACGCCAGATGGTGCGCCTGATGAAAGAGGATGCGGTGCATGAGTCAATCACGACCTTTGTCAATCGTCTGTCTGATCTGTTTTTTGCCCTTGCAAGGGCCGAGCTGTTCCGCTCCGGGGTTCGGGAGGAGTGCTGGCGTTCTTTTGTCTACAAAACCAGAAAAAAATCCTGA
- a CDS encoding cobyrinate a,c-diamide synthase, with product MQKPAFLLAAPSSGSGKTTLSLALLRILSDRGFRVQPFKCGPDYLDTWLHNLASGCRGLNLDSFMASERHVQELFLRSSCAADAAVVEGVMGLFDGAVKADGSSASIAKLLGIPVVLVADAKGVAYSIAPLLYGFRHFDPDVRLAGVIFNRVNSASHYRFLQDACHDVGVEPLGYVPRNDAMAVAERYLGLTISPDAGQEEAIGLMAGHVEKTVDIDRLLEIAMVDLDAPHCSRKPALSLERVIAVARDEAFNFLYAENLDVLEESGKIVYFSPIHDERLPECDMLYLAGGYPELYASALSLNSSMRHQIAEFCHHDGVVYAECGGMMYLGSSMTDRHADRYPMCGVLDLDTSMQEARLHLGYRKIRLDDPSYSSELRGHEFHYSCITRKGDIDNIAAVTSARDQSVDTALYRYRHTVASYIHQYWGETRDFPRYLMNQC from the coding sequence ATGCAGAAGCCTGCGTTTTTACTTGCTGCGCCGTCGAGCGGTTCGGGCAAGACCACCCTTTCGCTGGCCCTTCTGAGAATTCTTTCAGACAGAGGGTTCAGGGTGCAGCCATTCAAGTGTGGTCCCGACTATCTTGATACCTGGCTCCACAACCTGGCATCGGGGTGCCGGGGTCTGAACCTCGACAGCTTTATGGCCAGTGAGCGGCATGTGCAGGAGCTTTTTCTCAGATCGAGTTGCGCAGCCGATGCTGCGGTTGTCGAAGGGGTGATGGGCCTCTTTGACGGAGCGGTGAAAGCCGATGGCAGCAGCGCCTCTATCGCTAAGCTTCTCGGGATACCGGTAGTCCTTGTCGCTGATGCAAAAGGTGTTGCGTATTCCATTGCTCCGTTGTTGTACGGGTTCAGGCATTTCGATCCTGATGTGCGTCTTGCCGGGGTGATCTTCAACCGGGTCAATAGTGCGTCGCATTACCGGTTTCTTCAGGATGCCTGCCATGACGTCGGTGTGGAACCGCTCGGTTATGTGCCCCGCAACGATGCTATGGCTGTAGCGGAGCGTTATCTTGGCCTCACGATCTCTCCTGATGCCGGGCAGGAAGAAGCAATAGGCCTCATGGCCGGGCATGTTGAAAAAACGGTTGATATCGATCGTCTGCTCGAGATTGCTATGGTTGATCTTGATGCTCCTCACTGCTCGCGTAAACCGGCTCTGTCTTTAGAGCGTGTTATTGCTGTCGCGCGTGACGAGGCGTTCAACTTTCTCTATGCCGAAAATCTTGACGTGCTCGAAGAGTCAGGAAAGATCGTCTACTTCAGCCCTATCCACGATGAGCGGTTGCCGGAATGCGACATGCTCTATCTTGCAGGAGGCTATCCGGAACTCTATGCTTCCGCACTTTCATTGAACAGCTCGATGCGGCATCAGATTGCGGAATTTTGTCACCATGACGGTGTTGTGTATGCCGAATGCGGCGGGATGATGTACCTCGGCTCGTCGATGACCGACCGGCATGCAGATCGATATCCCATGTGCGGTGTGCTCGATCTGGATACCTCCATGCAGGAGGCGCGGCTTCATCTCGGCTACAGGAAGATACGGCTTGACGATCCTTCCTACAGCAGTGAGCTGAGGGGGCACGAGTTTCATTACTCCTGCATCACACGCAAAGGCGATATTGACAATATCGCTGCGGTGACTTCAGCGCGCGACCAGTCTGTCGATACAGCGCTCTATCGCTATCGTCATACCGTGGCGTCCTATATTCATCAGTACTGGGGAGAGACCAGGGATTTTCCGCGATATCTGATGAACCAATGCTGA
- a CDS encoding AAA family ATPase: MPEKYIITGGPGAGKSTLLRALQERGYRTYEEVSRRIIREQAALEGGILPWENLEAFAEVALHEMLQQHDDAAARAEICFFDRGVPDVFGYLHNSGIPVSSRYMELFAACRYQKTVFILPPWPDIFIQDSERPQSFGESEALYHSLADVYRSLGFRLVELGTTSVEERVRAVVSLTG; the protein is encoded by the coding sequence ATGCCAGAAAAATATATTATCACCGGAGGTCCGGGAGCCGGAAAAAGTACTCTGCTCAGGGCTTTGCAGGAGAGGGGCTATCGTACCTACGAGGAGGTTTCCCGCAGGATCATCAGAGAACAGGCCGCGCTTGAAGGCGGCATTCTTCCCTGGGAGAACCTCGAAGCATTTGCCGAAGTTGCTCTGCATGAGATGCTTCAGCAGCATGATGACGCTGCAGCAAGGGCGGAAATCTGTTTTTTCGACAGGGGAGTGCCGGATGTTTTCGGCTATCTGCACAATAGCGGCATTCCTGTATCCTCCCGATATATGGAGCTGTTTGCAGCCTGCCGTTACCAAAAGACTGTCTTTATTCTTCCTCCCTGGCCGGATATTTTCATTCAGGACAGCGAACGCCCTCAGAGTTTTGGTGAATCGGAAGCGCTCTACCATTCGCTTGCCGATGTCTACCGCTCTTTGGGTTTCAGGCTGGTCGAGCTTGGGACAACATCCGTTGAGGAGCGGGTAAGGGCTGTTGTGTCGCTTACAGGATAA